The following proteins are encoded in a genomic region of Methylibium petroleiphilum PM1:
- a CDS encoding ATP-binding response regulator — translation MNALPPLPPLPMPPERKTVSRADLLPDVVRTLYSQTGVSLSGNLLGAMVLTMIYWPVAPSRELIAWCVLFGLVWVLRLVTLRRYAHAGWAAASSQAARWQRLWNAGAMASGACWGLAAWMFYEHGRAFHQTTLLLIIYSFCVGSITLMASQHRAFFAFISLCFVPTILRIATLGSTDNLLLAGVLSLVFLMTTILGRAYRRTFDRAIELKVRTEMLAVQLQTEKAAADEAKRAAETANRAKTQFFAAASHDLRQPLHAMGLFAEALRSKSRGDEEVTHLVNSINSSVDALEGLFGELLDITKIDTGGVEPQPRHFALRELFQRLKLQYEPTAFEKGLSLRFRGAHHVVYGDPVLVDRIVRNLLSNAIRYTVDGGVLVSARRRGDEVLLQVWDTGVGIAPTEQQRVFDEFYQVQANAPLGLHQPKGLGLGLSIVQRLARLMGAPLHLASVPGRGSVFTLTVPPGKVQRSQLSEPGTGKPALGLTLEHRHIVIVEDEPAVREGLVVLLKGWGASVESFDTVSAAEAWAGSPGVTTPDLAIVDYRLPEGRTGIEALTSLRAAFGQPLPAILVTGSTMTGHEEESNRHDFHLLIKPVAPNKLRAMIAFKLGLR, via the coding sequence ATGAACGCCCTGCCCCCGCTGCCTCCCCTGCCCATGCCGCCCGAGCGGAAGACGGTCAGCCGCGCCGACCTGCTGCCCGACGTGGTGCGCACGCTCTACAGCCAGACGGGCGTGTCGCTGTCGGGCAATCTGCTCGGCGCGATGGTGCTGACGATGATCTACTGGCCCGTTGCGCCGTCCCGCGAGCTGATCGCCTGGTGCGTGCTGTTCGGGCTGGTGTGGGTACTGCGCCTCGTCACGCTGCGGCGCTACGCGCATGCCGGCTGGGCCGCAGCGTCGTCACAGGCCGCGCGCTGGCAGCGCCTGTGGAACGCCGGCGCCATGGCCTCGGGCGCCTGCTGGGGCCTGGCGGCCTGGATGTTCTACGAGCACGGGCGGGCCTTCCACCAGACCACCCTGCTGCTGATCATCTACAGCTTCTGCGTCGGCTCGATCACGCTGATGGCTTCGCAGCACCGCGCGTTCTTTGCCTTCATCTCGCTGTGCTTCGTGCCGACCATCTTGCGCATCGCAACGCTGGGCAGCACCGACAACCTGCTGCTGGCCGGCGTGCTGAGCCTCGTGTTCCTCATGACGACGATCCTGGGTCGGGCCTACCGCCGCACCTTCGACCGCGCCATCGAGCTCAAGGTACGCACCGAGATGCTGGCCGTGCAGTTGCAGACCGAGAAGGCCGCCGCCGACGAGGCCAAGCGCGCAGCGGAAACCGCCAATCGCGCCAAGACCCAGTTCTTCGCAGCAGCGAGCCACGACCTGCGCCAGCCACTGCACGCGATGGGCCTGTTCGCCGAGGCGCTGCGCTCCAAGAGCCGCGGCGACGAGGAGGTGACCCACCTCGTCAACAGCATCAACAGCTCGGTCGACGCTCTGGAGGGTCTGTTCGGCGAGCTGCTCGACATCACCAAGATCGACACCGGCGGCGTCGAGCCGCAGCCGCGCCACTTCGCGCTGCGCGAACTGTTCCAGCGCCTGAAGCTGCAGTACGAGCCGACCGCCTTCGAGAAAGGCCTGAGCCTGCGCTTCCGCGGCGCGCACCACGTGGTCTACGGCGACCCGGTGCTGGTCGATCGCATCGTGCGCAATCTGCTGTCCAACGCCATCCGCTACACCGTCGACGGCGGCGTGCTGGTCAGCGCCCGCCGGCGCGGCGATGAGGTGCTGCTGCAGGTGTGGGACACCGGCGTGGGCATCGCCCCGACCGAACAGCAGCGGGTGTTCGACGAGTTCTATCAGGTGCAGGCGAACGCACCCCTCGGGTTGCACCAGCCCAAGGGGCTGGGCCTGGGGCTGTCGATCGTGCAGCGCCTGGCCCGCCTGATGGGGGCACCGCTGCACCTGGCGTCGGTGCCCGGCCGGGGCTCGGTGTTCACGCTGACGGTGCCGCCCGGCAAGGTCCAGCGCAGCCAGCTCTCCGAGCCGGGCACCGGCAAGCCCGCGCTGGGACTGACGCTGGAGCATCGCCACATCGTCATCGTCGAGGACGAGCCGGCGGTTCGGGAGGGGCTGGTCGTGCTGCTCAAGGGCTGGGGTGCCAGCGTGGAATCCTTCGACACCGTCTCGGCCGCCGAGGCCTGGGCCGGCAGCCCCGGCGTGACGACCCCCGACCTGGCGATCGTCGACTACCGCCTGCCCGAAGGGCGCACCGGCATCGAGGCGCTGACGAGCCTGCGTGCCGCCTTCGGCCAGCCGCTGCCGGCCATCCTGGTGACCGGCAGCACCATGACCGGCCACGAGGAAGAGTCGAACCGCCACGACTTCCACCTGCTGATCAAACCGGTGGCGCCGAACAAGCTGCGCGCGATGATCGCCTTCAAGCTGGGTTTGCGCTGA
- a CDS encoding response regulator, with product MKVLLVDDHPLILSALKAVIQGLGDDVTVVGAGSAAAARATLKSDADFDLVLLDLQLGDANGFDLLAELRNAYPALPVVVVSASDRTSDVIRSIDMGAMGFVPKRASNDTLFEALRLVMSGGIYVPPMTMGVDGGGGSAAPVAEPDTVPGYMKVIGSQAAKSDYQTTPTLAALGLTPRQTDVLALLLQGKPNKLIARDLNLSVETIKDHVAAVLRALGVNSRTQAVLAVSQMTQQAGGLTSTWRLGNR from the coding sequence ATGAAGGTCCTGCTGGTCGATGACCACCCGCTCATCCTGTCGGCCCTGAAGGCCGTGATCCAGGGTCTCGGCGACGACGTCACCGTGGTCGGTGCCGGCAGCGCCGCTGCAGCCCGCGCCACCCTCAAGTCCGATGCCGATTTCGACCTGGTGCTGCTCGACCTGCAACTCGGCGACGCCAACGGCTTCGACCTGCTCGCCGAACTGCGCAACGCCTACCCGGCCCTGCCGGTGGTCGTGGTGTCGGCCAGCGACCGCACCAGCGACGTGATCCGCTCGATCGACATGGGCGCCATGGGCTTCGTGCCCAAGCGCGCCAGCAACGACACGCTGTTCGAGGCCCTGCGGCTGGTGATGTCCGGCGGCATCTACGTGCCGCCGATGACGATGGGCGTCGACGGGGGCGGCGGCAGTGCCGCGCCGGTCGCCGAGCCCGACACCGTGCCGGGCTACATGAAGGTCATCGGCTCGCAGGCCGCAAAGAGCGACTACCAGACCACCCCCACGCTGGCCGCGCTGGGGCTGACGCCGCGCCAGACCGACGTGCTGGCGCTGCTGCTGCAGGGCAAGCCCAACAAACTGATCGCGCGCGACCTGAACCTGTCGGTGGAGACCATCAAGGACCATGTCGCCGCGGTACTGCGGGCACTCGGCGTCAACTCCCGCACCCAGGCCGTGCTGGCGGTGAGCCAGATGACCCAGCAGGCGGGCGGACTCACCTCCACCTGGCGCCTCGGCAACCGCTGA
- a CDS encoding MaoC family dehydratase, with protein MRRYEHLVDLRALVGEPLGDSDWLIIDQARIDRFADATEDRQWIHVDPQRAALGPFGAPIAHGFLTLSLLPVFFESAYAIADVRMAVNYGLDRVRFTAPVPVGSRLRARFTLKRWDAIDGGAQLGIEAVIERDGAAKPVCIAESLIRCFT; from the coding sequence ATGCGTCGCTACGAACACCTTGTCGATCTGCGGGCCCTTGTCGGCGAACCGCTGGGCGACAGCGACTGGCTGATCATCGACCAGGCCCGCATCGACCGCTTTGCCGACGCCACCGAAGACCGGCAGTGGATCCACGTCGATCCGCAGCGCGCCGCCCTGGGGCCGTTCGGTGCACCGATCGCGCACGGCTTCCTGACGCTGAGCCTGCTGCCGGTGTTCTTCGAAAGCGCCTACGCGATCGCCGACGTGCGCATGGCCGTCAACTACGGGCTCGACCGCGTGCGCTTCACCGCACCGGTGCCGGTGGGCAGCCGCCTGCGCGCGCGCTTCACGCTGAAGCGCTGGGACGCGATCGACGGCGGAGCCCAGCTCGGCATCGAGGCCGTGATCGAACGCGACGGCGCAGCCAAGCCGGTGTGCATCGCCGAGTCGCTGATCCGCTGCTTCACCTAG
- a CDS encoding ParA family protein, with amino-acid sequence MPVIVVANPKGGVGKSTLSTNLAGYLARQGHAVMLGDVDRQQSARTWLGLRSAALPEITGWELQPDHLVKPPKGTSHVVLDTPAGLHGKKLDEVMRIADRVLVPLQPSIFDIYATRDFITQLLARRKSERVDVAVIANRVRDGSISAGQLDSFLGTLGVPLLGHLRDTQNYIHLAARGLTLWDVAPSRVEKDLEQWTPLTRWAEGR; translated from the coding sequence ATGCCCGTGATCGTGGTGGCCAATCCCAAAGGCGGCGTGGGCAAGTCCACGCTGTCCACCAACCTTGCCGGCTACCTGGCCCGGCAGGGTCACGCGGTGATGCTGGGCGACGTCGATCGCCAACAGTCGGCGCGCACCTGGCTGGGCCTGCGGTCCGCCGCGCTGCCGGAGATCACCGGCTGGGAGCTCCAGCCTGACCACCTGGTCAAGCCGCCAAAGGGCACCAGCCACGTCGTGCTGGACACGCCCGCCGGCCTGCACGGCAAGAAGCTCGACGAGGTGATGCGGATCGCCGATCGCGTGCTGGTGCCGCTGCAGCCGAGCATCTTCGACATCTACGCGACACGCGACTTCATCACCCAGTTGCTGGCGCGCCGCAAGAGCGAGCGGGTCGACGTGGCGGTGATCGCCAACCGCGTGCGGGACGGCAGCATCTCGGCCGGCCAGCTCGACAGCTTCCTCGGCACGCTGGGCGTGCCGCTGCTCGGCCACCTGCGCGACACACAGAACTACATCCATCTCGCGGCCCGCGGGCTGACCCTGTGGGACGTGGCGCCGAGCCGCGTCGAGAAGGACCTGGAGCAATGGACGCCGCTCACGCGCTGGGCCGAGGGCCGCTGA
- the panC gene encoding pantoate--beta-alanine ligase: protein MRVVHTINELRQALAATRPAALVPTMGSLHEGHLALVKQARDHGGPVVASIFVNRLQFAPHEDFDRYPRTLERDCDLLKGVGCNLVFAPTESELYPEPQTYKVQPPGELADVLEGAFRPGFFTGVCTVVMKLFQCVQPRVAVFGKKDYQQLMVLRGMVRQFALPIEIVAVDTARADDGLALSSRNAYLSEPERAEAPQLAATLHTVQAAVLAAVKSGARIDAAALEAQAMGTLRSRGWAPDYVALRRSSDLQAPADPTAEPLVVLAAARLGKTRLIDNLEI, encoded by the coding sequence ATGCGCGTCGTCCACACCATCAACGAGTTGCGCCAGGCCCTGGCCGCCACGCGGCCGGCCGCGCTGGTGCCGACGATGGGCAGCCTGCACGAGGGCCACCTGGCGCTGGTGAAGCAGGCGCGCGACCACGGCGGCCCGGTGGTGGCCAGCATCTTCGTCAACCGGCTGCAGTTCGCCCCGCACGAGGACTTCGACCGCTACCCACGCACGCTGGAGCGCGACTGCGACCTGCTCAAGGGCGTGGGCTGCAACCTGGTGTTCGCGCCGACCGAGTCCGAGCTCTACCCGGAACCGCAGACCTACAAGGTGCAGCCGCCTGGCGAACTGGCCGATGTGCTGGAGGGCGCCTTCCGGCCAGGCTTCTTCACCGGCGTCTGCACCGTGGTGATGAAGCTGTTCCAGTGCGTGCAGCCGCGCGTGGCGGTGTTCGGCAAGAAGGACTACCAACAGCTGATGGTGCTGCGCGGCATGGTGCGCCAGTTCGCACTGCCGATCGAGATCGTTGCGGTGGACACCGCACGCGCCGACGACGGGCTGGCACTCAGCTCACGCAACGCCTATCTGAGCGAGCCTGAGCGCGCCGAGGCGCCGCAACTGGCGGCCACGCTGCACACCGTGCAGGCCGCGGTGCTGGCTGCCGTGAAGAGTGGGGCCCGCATCGACGCCGCGGCGCTCGAGGCGCAGGCGATGGGAACCCTGCGGTCGCGCGGCTGGGCTCCGGACTATGTGGCGCTGCGCCGCAGCAGCGACCTGCAGGCCCCGGCCGACCCGACGGCCGAGCCGCTGGTGGTGCTGGCCGCCGCCCGTCTGGGCAAGACCCGGCTGATCGACAACCTGGAAATCTGA
- the panB gene encoding 3-methyl-2-oxobutanoate hydroxymethyltransferase: MSSHSSPADTPSARKPVTLHTLREMHARGEKIAMITAYDASFAALVDTAGVDCILVGDSLGMVLKGQSSTLSVTMEQIGYHTRSTSRGTKAAFLIADMPFGSYQENPVQALRNAGTLMAAGAQMVKLEGGGWTPETVNFLVERGVPVCAHLGLTPQSVHALGGYRIQGKDEAGAATLRRHAKALADAGAAMMVLELMPSRVAREVQADNPGLMTIGIGAGAGTAGQVLVLHDMLGVTRGRLPRFVRNFMDSATSIEDAVRRYVAAVKDGSFPDETLHAY; this comes from the coding sequence ATGAGCAGCCACTCCTCGCCCGCCGACACCCCGAGTGCCCGCAAGCCCGTCACGCTGCACACGCTGCGCGAGATGCACGCGCGCGGCGAGAAGATCGCCATGATCACGGCCTACGACGCCAGCTTCGCCGCGCTGGTGGACACGGCCGGCGTCGACTGCATCCTGGTCGGCGATTCGCTGGGGATGGTGCTGAAGGGCCAGTCGAGCACGCTGTCGGTCACGATGGAGCAGATCGGGTACCACACGCGCAGCACCTCGCGCGGCACGAAGGCGGCCTTCCTGATCGCCGACATGCCCTTCGGCAGCTACCAGGAAAACCCGGTGCAGGCGCTGCGCAATGCCGGCACATTGATGGCGGCCGGTGCGCAGATGGTCAAGCTCGAGGGCGGCGGCTGGACGCCGGAGACCGTGAACTTCCTGGTCGAGCGCGGCGTGCCGGTGTGCGCCCACCTCGGCCTCACGCCGCAGAGCGTGCATGCGCTCGGCGGCTACCGCATCCAGGGCAAGGACGAGGCCGGCGCCGCCACGCTGCGCCGCCACGCCAAGGCGCTGGCCGACGCCGGCGCGGCGATGATGGTGCTGGAGCTGATGCCCTCCAGGGTGGCCCGCGAGGTGCAGGCCGACAACCCGGGGCTGATGACCATCGGCATCGGTGCCGGGGCCGGCACCGCCGGCCAGGTGCTGGTGCTGCACGACATGCTGGGCGTGACGCGCGGCAGGCTGCCACGCTTCGTGCGCAACTTCATGGACAGCGCCACGTCGATCGAGGACGCGGTGCGTCGCTACGTCGCCGCGGTCAAGGACGGCAGCTTCCCCGACGAGACCCTGCACGCCTACTGA